A single Plasmodium yoelii strain 17X genome assembly, chromosome: 10 DNA region contains:
- a CDS encoding NYN domain-containing protein, putative, translating to MKEKLSRNENVEGDNEDLGKTNYLECDNILKKCRKKKKKNNNNNNNHLNNSGNDEITECVLNVEDDKTGEIENISMDDEDIKNLIFPLDIKLIYGRLSKIKSKKIDKTKDDFTSVLSEALHNVVILYYELYFYNHIDNFKVDVNFYEIYNDIICLVDELLGLHRSHLEKIALSETGEKMDYNSDRHPNNKNKKVDFEKPKDDNLLDYKLDGDENIVHLNFKKMKMKYLSVEIDMIFFCEWHHDNILTSKESPSKYYNSYNKIIINNMNNFELNDAIYNNNFGIDVSDDMNNGLGNCLPQVCEKGNDFTLPNNSLKKKKKNNDRNTIENNNDDNEKKRLIPDKIESNKPDINNSKKENNLKSNNSKKLNKVEDKKVEPLKNDKYLKEDKRLCYNLLCKEQPYKAFLLKNTFNFSESDEEDNTKEIINDSLKRECTDVLGVEEKQPINMLATGKENSEKRATSANNSNSNNNNNSNSNSNNNRGVKSVSGNYNENLVDGCSIGSKKLIYIPKEILNITSLLNSPILSLRNIKSFNDVNFPYGYKNSEKKSIYDYCYSYLNKIHNGYDIIPIEGYKFRSIIIDGANVCAKVINNKNSQYYFDNGEIEIIYDCYILYEAYLFFKKNNVEDIIIVLNPVMKQGNEYYLRKKKVFNYPYLEKLIKLNVILISNEKYYHTSKGEVVKRRTYDDVLILEVALHKKGCIISNDNYTDIWMNTLDRKEIQNVISYYVIKHNYDKNTGFSLDLTKKPLKYILNSLFQKVV from the exons atgaaagaaaaattatcaaGAAATGAAAATGTAGAAGGGGATAACGAAGACCTTggaaaaacaaattatttagaaTGCGAcaatatattgaaaaaatgtagaaaaaaaaaaaaaaaaaataataataataacaataaccACCTTAACAATAGTGGAAATGACGAAATTACGGAATGTGTCTTAAATGTGGAGGATGATAAAACTGGggaaatagaaaatatatcaatggATGACGAagacataaaaaatttaatatttccaTTAGACATAAAGTTAATATATGGGCgtttatcaaaaataaaatctaaaaaaatCGATAAAACGAAAGATGATTTTACAAGTGTACTTAGTGAGGCTTTGCATAATGtagtaatattatattatgaattatatttttataatcatataGACAATTTTAAAGTTGatgttaatttttatgaaatatataatgacaTAATATGCTTAGTAGATGAATTATTAGGGTTACATAGGTCTCATTTAGAAAAAATTGCTTTAAGTGAAACTGGTGAAAAAATGGATTATAATTCCGACAGACAtccaaataataaaaataaaaaggtcGATTTTGAAAAACCAAAAGATGATAATTTATTAGATTATAAACTTGATGGCGATGAAAATATTGtacatttaaattttaaaaaaatgaaaatgaaatatttatctgTAGAAATAgatatgatatttttttgtgaatGGCATCATGACAATATATTAACATCCAAAGAAAGCCCATCAAAATATTACAACAGttacaataaaataataattaataatatgaataattttGAACTAAATGATGCAATTTATAATAACAACTTTGGTATTGACGTTAGTGATGATATGAATAATGGATTAGGTAATTGCCTTCCTCAGGTGTGCGAAAAGGGAAATGATTTTACCTTACCAAATAACTcccttaaaaaaaaaaaaaaaaataatgatagaAATACTATTGagaataataatgatgacaatgaaaaaaaaagacttATTCCAGATAAAATTGAAAGTAATAAAcctgatataaataattcaaagaaagaaaataatttaaaatctaataatagtaaaaaattaaataaagtaGAAGATAAAAAAGTGGAGCCTCTAAAAAATGATAAGTATTTAAAGGAAGATAAAAGGTTGTGCTATAATTTGTTATGCAAAGAACAACCATATAAAGCTTTCTTGTTAAAAAACACATTTAATTTTAGTGAATCAGATGAAGAAGATAATACAAAAGAAATAATCAATGATTCATTAAAAAGGGAATGTACAGATGTATTGGGGGTAGAAGAAAAACAACCTATAAATATGCTTGCAACCGGAAAAGAAAATTCAGAAAAAAGAGCCACATCTgcaaataatagtaatagtaataataataataatagtaatagtaatagtaataataatagaggTGTAAAAAGCGTAAGTGGAAATTACAATGAGAATCTCGTAGATGGCTGTTCGATTGGAAGTAagaaattaatatatattcctaaagaaatattaaacataaCATCTTTATTAAATAGTCCTATATTGTCATTACGTAATATAAAAAGTTTTAATGATGTAAATTTTCCATACGGATATAAAAACagcgaaaaaaaaagcaTATATGATTATTGCTATTCTTATTTAAACAAAATACATAATGGATATGATATAATTCCTATAGAAGGATATAAATTTCGATCGATAATAATTGATGGCGCAAATGTTTGTGCTAaggtaataaataataaaaattctcaatattattttgacAATGGGGAAATAGAAATTATTTATGATTGCTACATATTATATGAAGCAtatctattttttaaaaaaaataatgttgaagatattataattgttttaaatcCTGTTATGAAACAGGGTAATGAATATTAtttacgaaaaaaaaaagtttttaATTATCCATATcttgaaaaattaataaaactaaatgttatattaataagcaatgaaaaatattatcatacTTCTAAGGGTGAAGTAGTTAAGAGACGAACTTATGATGATGTATTGATACTGGAAGTAGCTTTGCATAAGa agGGATGTATTATCTCTAATGATAACTATACAGATATATGGATGAATACATTAGACCGTAAAGAAATACAAAATGTAATATCTTATTATGTTATTAAgcataattatgataaaaatacagGATTTTCATTAGATTTAACAAAAAAGCCGCTGAAATACatattaaattcattatttcAAAAAGTTGTTTAA
- a CDS encoding ribosomal protein L25, putative: MNFLRHINGKKYFMYNSKRNNLNYKLHLKFKQWNYLKSEIINYFNSNNNVNTTVNLEARRWERFKKKDLLQAHGYIPAIIWKYGDEKRICINHKEIDEYAFEEEDGHLSLLFSARLFKIHIGDEVVECVVSHVEADPVEKHIYFLKFARVVENEITQVNVPCSIVGLIGSPAYINGYHVQLALNYIKCNVLGNNIPPPFQIDVSKLSYKEPYNSIKLRELMYLLPENGNVIFSEEYDLDQTEVVWTYEPGKIPETPLPDDYIDPNFLNKRGKRIQLTYKDYWPKQ, translated from the exons atgaaTTTTTTGAGACATattaatggaaaaaaatatttcatgtATAATTCAAAAAGAAATAACCTAAACTACAAATTACATCTTAAGTTTAAGCAAtggaattatttaaaaagtgaaattataaattattttaattccAACAATAATGTAAATACAACGGTCAATTTAGAAGCCAGGCGCTGGGAAAGGTTTAAGAAAAAGGATTTATTACAAGCCCATGGGTATATCCCTGCTATCATATGGAAGTATGGCGACGAAAAAAGAATTTGCATAAACCATAAAGAAATTGATGAATATGCATTTGAGGAAGAAGATGGACATTTATCCTTGT tATTTTCGGCGagattatttaaaattcaTATCGGCGACGAAGTTGTAGAATGCGTTGTGTCGCATGTAGAGGCAGATCCag tTGAGAagcacatatattttttaaaattcgCAAGGGTTGTAGAAAATGAGATAACGCAAGTAAATGTCCCATGTAGTATAGTAGGGTTAATTGGATCTCCAGCATATATAAATGGATATCATGTTCAATTAGccttaaattatataaagtgCAATGTTTTAGGGAATAATATCCCTCCTCCTTTTCAAATAGATGTTTCAAAGTTATCATATAAAGAGCCATATAATTCCATCAAATTAAGAGAATTGATg TATTTGCTTCCAGAAAATGGTAATGTAATATTTTCTGAGGAATATGACTTAGATCAAACTGAGGTTGTTTGGACATACGAGCCTGGAAAG ATTCCTGAAACACCGTTACCTGATGATTATATTGATCCCAATTTTTTGAACAAAAGAGGAAAGCGAATCCAACTAACATACAAAGATTATTGGCCAAAGCAATaa
- a CDS encoding methyltransferase, putative, translating into MFTFSSFQKLLFGVTVSSGGIVLSCFYIYKKNRPLNDYNVDAPSEKFRIKVFDDLAKNYDEKNDFVEKITSIAKYKKKNFRKVRGVVLEIGAGTGRNLNFLKNIDALVCVEKSEKMCEQLKKKIEKINPPYPVYVINNDIKNNYFKPDTFDSVISSFSLCSLEHVDECLQQVHEVMKHDGKFFLVERGIIYNKFIRYILERFDLYPNRKIPWEYGYYENRSPLDILKNNGFNITFKLIKNAGSIYILIAKKIKRLPNKTVNENNQIHTNQSVDKDKSKKKEIHINEILLEKDKVPIYYIHRNDS; encoded by the exons atgtttaCGTTTTCCTCCTTTCAAaag CTATTGTTTGGTGTGACTGTTTCAAGCGGAGGAATAGTGTTAagttgtttttatatttacaaaaaaaatagacccttaaatgattataatgtAGATGCACCAAGCGAGAAATTTCGAATAAAAGTATTTGACGATTTagcaaaaaattatgatgaaaaaaatgattttgtTGAAAAAATTACATCTATTgccaaatataaaaaaaaaaactttcgAAAAGTTAGAGGAGTTGTATTAGAAATAGGGGCAGGGACAGGCAgaaatttgaattttttaaaaaatatagatgcattaGTATGTGTggaaaaaagtgaaaaaatgTGTGAAcagttgaaaaaaaaaatagaaaaaataaatcctCCATATCCTGtatatgttataaataatgatataaaaaataattattttaaaccTGATACTTTTGATTCTGTAATTTCATCTTTCTCCTTATGCTCATTGGAACATGTTGATGAATGTTTACAACAAGTTCACGAAGTCATGAAACATGAtggaaaattttttttagttgAAAGAggtattatttataataaatttattagatATATTTTAGAAAGATTCGATTTATATCCCAATAGAAAAATTCCATGGGAATATGGATACTATGAAAATCGATCTCCTTtggatattttaaaaaacaatgGATTTAACATTACTTTTAAACTGATCAAAAATGCGGGAAGTATATACATCTTAATAGCTAAGAAAATAAAACGATTACCAAATAAAACAGTAAACGAAAATAACCAAATACATACAAATCAAAGCGTTGATAAAGataaatcgaaaaaaaaagaaattcaTATTAACGAAATATTGCTAGAGAAGGATAAGGTTcctatttattatattcatagAAATGActcttaa
- a CDS encoding peptidyl-tRNA hydrolase 2, putative, with translation MNSDINGNITNLENVNYRMIVLVLTFLCGFILGLCFKYICQIKKNVSKVRDIYESISACSSDCKMVFCVRTDIKMNKGKIASQCCHACLGVYEKILKRNNKLKANEQSKNVLTYYDIWKKTGQKKIVLKISSLEEMYEIEKKAKMDGLITSIIIDAGRTQIEPNTETVIAIEPVPDEIVNKITGQLKLL, from the exons ATGAATTCCGATATAAATGGCAATATAACTAACTTAGAAAATGTTAATTATAGAATGATCGTTTTAGTTTTAACGTTTTTGTGTGGATTTATACTCGGGTTATGTTTTAAGTACATAtgccaaataaaaaaaaatgtatcaaAAGTAAGAGATATTTATGAAAGTATCAGTGCATGCAGCAGTGACTGTAAAATGGTTTTTTGTGTTAGAACAG acataaaaatgaataaaggAAAAATAGCTTCTCAATGTTGTCATGCTTGCTTGGGTGTTTATGAGAAAATTCTAAAAAGAAATAACAAACTGAAAGCTAATGAACAATCAAAAAACGTTTTAACCTATTATGATATATGGAAAAAAACTggccaaaaaaaaatagttctTAAAATAtca AGTTTAGAAGAAATGTatgaaattgaaaaaaaagcaaaaatgGATGGTCTAATTACTTCGATAATTATCGACGCG GGAAGGACACAAATCGAGCCAAATACCGAAACTGTGATTGCTATTGAACCAG TTCCCGATGAAATAGTCAATAAAATAACAGGACAACTAAAGCTACTCTAG
- a CDS encoding transcription factor, putative, protein MKKKHKTDDDLNQNKETKENTNNYNDKYEEESENSEKGANNSLSPLIYAHDKFESESESKQSNKKERIKKDKSNIVKRETSDYLDNSNSSSYEGNNSSNKMDDKKKKEKKKMVEEKSKKKEKTREKYIKEEKNAIFEKNKEKKIKENKNFNFNIDNVTTEDMLNYFIDHYNNEISIEHDELCQILTGKKYFDIERLTKNSADIIHQSLMIKSIQKEKEQFCKHCGYIFNYDDYNYLFIKRFNMSKINYDDNNPVLCENTIKCMYCGYIIEDLDINENINYNTNNYIELHSYREKYLFDNNKKTYWQNKIATFDKNVELFKEGENGAYNITYEKCTDCDHDFLYFVNIQTRSADEGSTIIYYCPNCKKQTTVNN, encoded by the coding sequence atgaaaaaaaaacataaaactGATGatgatttaaatcaaaataaagaaacaaaggaaaatacaaataactACAATGATAAATACGAAGAAGAAAGTGAAAATTCTGAGAAAGGAGCGAACAACAGTTTATCCCCCCTTATATATGCTCATGATAAATTTGAATCTGAATCTGAATCGAAACAAAGCAATAAAAaggaaagaataaaaaaagataaatccAATATTGTAAAGAGAGAAACAAGTGATTATCTTGATAACTCAAATTCCTCATCATATGAAGGAAACAATAGTAGCAATAAAAtggatgataaaaaaaaaaaagaaaaaaaaaaaatggtagAAGAGAAAtcaaagaaaaaagaaaagacacgagaaaaatatattaaagagGAGAAAAACGccatatttgaaaaaaacaaagagaaaaaaataaaagaaaataaaaatttcaattttaatattgATAATGTAACAACAGAAGATatgttaaattattttatagaccattataataatgaaataagtATAGAACATGATGAGCTATGCCAAATATTAACagggaaaaaatattttgatatagaaagattaacaaaaaattcaGCAGATATTATTCATCAATCATTAATGATTAAAAGTatacaaaaagaaaaagaacaATTTTGCAAACATTGtggttatatatttaattatgatgattataattatttatttataaaaagatTTAATATgtcaaaaataaattatgatgataataatccAGTTTTATGTGAAAATACTATTAAGTGTATGTATTGTGGTTACATAATAGAAGATTtagatataaatgaaaatataaattataatacaaataattatattgaaCTACATTCGTAtagagaaaaatatttatttgataataataaaaaaacttattggcaaaataaaattgctacttttgataaaaatgttGAATTATTTAAGGAAGGGGAAAATGGAGCTTATAATATAACCTATGAAAAATGCACAGATTGTGATCAtgattttctttattttgttaatatacAAACTCGAAGTGCTGATGAAGGGTCCACTATTATTTACTATTGTCCAAATTGCAAAAAGCAAACAACTGTCAATAATTAA